From Daucus carota subsp. sativus chromosome 6, DH1 v3.0, whole genome shotgun sequence, the proteins below share one genomic window:
- the LOC108225364 gene encoding pentatricopeptide repeat-containing protein CRR2, chloroplastic-like: protein MLLQTRTILKRLTVAQHLAFTSFTHPCLFHSSSTTHHPALNYSNLDYSSILQSCIKHKAIEPGRQLHARICLIGLGYDTKLATKLVHFYCSCDFLRNARNLFDRIPKGNIFLWNVLIRGYAWNGPYQAAISLYYQMVDFGLVPDNFTYPFVLKACAALSDIKVGRDIHENAIRSGWEKDFFVGAALIDMYAKCGYVDCSRRVFDNVVVRDVVLWNSMLAAYSQNGHAEECLTLCGEMALVCLRPTDATLVTSISAAADIAALPKGRELHGFSWRQGYESQDKVNTALVDMYAKSGSLMVAHNLFERLKEKRIVSWNAMITGYAMHGHANEALHLFEQMVQVARPDHITFVGVLSACNRGGFLNEGRNFFESMMKDYHIEPTIQHYTCMIDLLGHCGRLDEAYNLITEMRMLPDSGVWGALLNSSKIHGNMEMGELALERLIELEPDDSGNYVILSNMYAQAGKWEGVAKLRKLMTDRGLKKSIACSWIEVKNKVHAFLSGDTSHPMADEIYAELERVGTLMAEAGYVPNTVPVFHDVDDDEKRRMICSHSERLAIAFGLISTSPGSKLLITKNLRVCEDCHVAIKFISKISEREIIIRDVNRYHHFKDGICSCGDYW from the coding sequence ATGCTCCTTCAGACCAGAACAATTCTAAAGAGACTCACAGTTGCTCAACATTTAGCATTCACTAGTTTCACTCATCCTTGTTTATTCCATTCATCATCAACTACTCATCACCCAGCTTTAAATTACTCAAATCTTGATTACTCTTCTATCCTCCAATCTTGTATCAAACACAAAGCAATTGAGCCTGGTAGGCAGCTTCATGCCCGCATTTGCCTCATCGGGCTTGGATACGATACTAAATTAGCTACCAAACTTGTTCACTTTTATTGTTCCTGTGATTTCTTAAGGAATGCACGCAACTTGTTTGATAGAATTCCCAAAGGAAATATTTTTCTTTGGAATGTGTTGATTCGCGGGTATGCTTGGAATGGCCCTTATCAGGCTGCTATCTCTCTTTATTACCAAATGGTTGATTTTGGGCTTGTGCCTGATAATTTTACGTACCCGTTTGTTCTCAAGGCGTGTGCAGCCCTTTCGGATATTAAAGTTGGGAGGGATATTCATGAGAATGCTATACGAAGTGGGTGGGAGAAGGATTTTTTTGTGGGAGCTGCGTTGATTGATATGTATGCGAAATGTGGGTATGTAGACTGTTCTCGCAGAGTGTTTGATAATGTTGTAGTTAGGGATGTTGTGTTATGGAATTCAATGTTAGCGGCTTACTCACAGAATGGGCATGCGGAAGAGTGTTTGACTTTATGTGGTGAGATGGCATTGGTGTGTTTGAGGCCTACTGATGCAACCCTTGTGACTTCTATCTCAGCAGCTGCTGATATAGCTGCCTTGCCAAAAGGGAGGGAGCTTCATGGTTTTAGCTGGAGACAAGGGTATGAATCCCAGGATAAAGTTAATACTGCATTGGTAGATATGTATGCGAAGAGTGGTTCTTTGATGGTTGCACACAATTTGTTTGAACGCTTGAAGGAGAAAAGGATTGTTTCTTGGAATGCTATGATTACTGGGTATGCAATGCATGGTCATGCTAATGAGGCTCTTCATTTGTTCGAGCAGATGGTCCAGGTGGCTCGACCGGATCACATTACTTTTGTTGGTGTTTTATCAGCTTGCAACCGTGGAGGTTTTTTGAATGAAGGGAGAAACTTTTTTGAATCAATGATGAAAGATTACCATATAGAACCAACTATTCAACATTATACATGCATGATTGATCTCCTTGGGCACTGTGGTCGACTGGACGAGGCTTATAATCTCATCACAGAAATGAGAATGTTACCAGATTCTGGTGTTTGGGGTGCATTACTCAATTCATCGAAAATACATGGAAATATGGAAATGGGGGAACTTGCACTGGAGCGACTGATTGAGCTTGAACCAGATGACTCGGGCAACTACGTAATTTTGTCAAATATGTATGCTCAAGCAGGTAAGTGGGAAGGAGTTGCAAAGCTTCGAAAACTAATGACAGACAGGGGGCTAAAGAAAAGCATTGCTTGCAGTTGGATTGAGGTGAAAAATAAAGTACATGCATTTCTTTCTGGAGATACTTCGCATCCAATGGCGGATGAGATATATGCAGAGTTAGAAAGGGTGGGAACACTAATGGCTGAAGCCGGGTATGTGCCAAACACCGTACCTGTTTTTCATGATGTGGATGATGATGAGAAGAGAAGAATGATCTGTAGTCACAGTGAAAGGCTTGCAATTGCATTTGGTCTCATTAGTACATCTCCTGGATCGAAGCTTTTAATAACCAAAAATCTACGCGTATGTGAAGATTGCCATGTGGCTATTAAGTTCATTTCAAAAATTTCTGAAAGGGAAATCATTATCAGAGACGTTAATCGATATCATCATTTCAAAGATGGAATTTGTTCCTGTGGTGATTATTGGTAA
- the LOC108224279 gene encoding APO protein 4, mitochondrial yields MRQMSSISRTHRKIWLFWTTPAIRDGGLVRMYSGHPRKKAELKKLRPMIVERIKNRAKDYPIKAMIPVAEDVLKARVLLIQGVSTLLNFVPVWTCKFCPEVYIGEEGHLIKTCGGYRHHAKNQHHEWVKGSLNDIIVPVKTFHLKNMFQNVIEHQERFDFDRVPAVVELCLQAGAFLYDERLYSRHLNFDTDVNSFVGDAYMSEEDQRFVARGTLSAWETVKSGVQKLLLAYPTKVCEHCSEVHVGPSGHRARLCGVFKYQRWRGTHFWKKAEVDDLVPPQIVWFRRPQDPPLLLNTCREFYGHAPAVVDLCVKAGAIPPSKYLCMMKMQGLAAPLLAPAVVVD; encoded by the exons ATGAGGCAGATGAGTTCGATTTCGAGAACCCACCGGAAAATATGGCTTTTTTGGACGACTCCGGCGATAAGAGACGGTGGGTTGGTGAGAATGTACAGTGGTCATCCAAGAAAAAAAGCGGAATTGAAGAAGCTAAGACCAATGATTGtagaaagaattaaaaatagAGCCAAAGATTACCCAATTAAAGCAATGATTCCTGTTGCTGAAGATGTGCTTAAAGCTAGAGTTCTTCTCATTCAAGGGGTCTCTACACTTCTGAATTTTGTTCCTGTCTGGACTTGCAA GTTCTGTCCAGAAGTATATATCGGTGAGGAAGGCCATTTAATAAAGACTTGTGGTGGTTATAGACACCATGCCAAGAATCAACATCATGAGTGGGTAAAAGGGAGCTTGAATGATATTATTGTTCCTGTGAAAACATTTCATCTTAAGAACATGTTCCAAAATGTAATTGAGCATCAAGAGAGGTTCGATTTCGACCGTGTTCCTGCAGTAGTTGAATTGTGCTTACAGGCAGGTGCTTTTCTGTATGATGAAAGGTTATATTCAaggcacttgaattttgatacaGATGTGAATTCGTTTGTTGGAGATGCATACATGTCTGAAGAGGATCAGAGGTTTGTAGCAAGAGGAACATTGAGTGCTTGGGAGACTGTCAAGTCTGGAGTCCAGAAATTGTTACTGGCTTATCCTACAAAGGTCTGTGAACATTGTTCAGAAGTTCATGTGGGGCCATCTGGTCACAGAGCACGACTTTGTGGTGTGTTTAAATACCAGAGATGGCGGGGGACTCATTTCTGGAAAAAAGCAGAAGTAGATGATTTGGTTCCTCCACAGATCGTGTGGTTTCGTAGACCTCAAGATCCTCCTCTCCTCCTTAACACATGTCGAGAGTTTTATGGGCATGCCCCAGCTGTAGTGGATCTATGCGTAAAAGCTGGTGCTATTCCACCATCAAAATACTTGTGTATGATGAAAATGCAAGGATTAGCAGCGCCATTATTAGCACCAGCTGTTGTGGTGGATTAA
- the LOC108224294 gene encoding photosystem I reaction center subunit VI, chloroplastic gives MASLASFAAVQPMTIKGLAGSSLTGTKLHIKPSCQTFKPISYKSGAVVAKYGDKSVYFDLEDLGNTTGQWDLYGSDAPSPYPPIQSKFFETFAAPFTKRGLLLKFLILGGGSTLAYVSSTATGDVLPIKKGPQLPPKLGPRGKI, from the exons ATGGCATCTCTAGCAAGCTTTGCTGCTGTTCAGCCTATGACCATTAAGGGTCTTGCCGGAAGCTCCCTTACCGGAACTAAGCTTCACATCAAGCCTTCATGCCAGACTTTTAAGCCCATCAGCTACAA GTCTGGTGCTGTTGTGGCTAAATATGGTGACAAGAGTGTCTACTTTGATTTGGAGGATTTGGGCAACACTACTGGCCAATGGGATTTGTATGGATCTGATGCACCTTCACCCTACCCTCCTATTCAG AGCAAGTTCTTTGAAACTTTTGCCGCTCCCTTCACTAAGAGAGGTCTGCTGCTCAAATTCTTGATTTTGGGAGGTGGTTCCACGCTTGCCTACGTCAGCTCCACAGCCACCGGAGACGTTCTACCAATCAAAAAGGGTCCACAACTACCACCAAAGCTTGGTCCACGTGGAAAAATCTAA
- the LOC108225665 gene encoding rop guanine nucleotide exchange factor 12, with translation MVQAFMGEQENLEAINDFTEMHDDGSRQPGSLGETHTRSVSLDDRIIRNKAFKPSNYQFVEEEETGSAPNQQDTTMSPLGRDNEATDSASQAVFGFACLDYILADIDLIKERFSKLLLGEDMSGGGKGVSSALALSNAITNLAASIFGEIARLEPMQPERKARWRKEMDWYLSVTDHIVEFVPTQQNNNGVNMEVMTTRQRSDLLVNVPALRKLDAMLIGCLDNFKDQNEFTYVSKNADKKNKRNEDKWWVPTPQVPPDGLSDITKKWLHFQKESVNQVLKASMAINAQIITEMEIPDNYIESLPKKGKTSLGDSVYKNITTDHFDPDIFLTTMDLSTEHKILDLKNRIEASKVIWRRKLNAKDGKSSWSSGVSSEKRGLFEERLETILLILKYRFPGIPQSQLDISKIQYNGDVGHAVLESYSRILESLAFKVISRIEDVLHADALVQNPSNGKQSSFRESAIKSSRKFLNAREEVERLGLDTAHTSMSLSDFMGYNYDQSTPDQKQDLQDDLCKDGLGSKKRYSYIERLEKSGLRSPTPRD, from the exons ATGGTTCAAGCCTTTATGGGAGAACAGGAAAATCTCGAGGCAATAAACGATTTTACAGAAATGCATGATGATGGAAGTCGACAACCGGGTAGTTTGGGAGAGACACATACGCGCTCTGTGTCATTAGATGACAGGATTATCAGAAATAAAGCATTCAAACCTTCAAATTATCAATTTGTCGAGGAAGAAGAAACTGGTTCTGCGCCTAATCAGCAGGACACAACCATGTCTCCCCTGGGACGTGATAACGAGGCAACAGACTCTGCTAGTCAAGCAG TATTTGGATTTGCGTGTTTGGATTATATATTAGCAGATATTGATCTGATTAAAGAAAGGTTCTCAAAGTTGCTTTTGGGCGAGGACATGTCTGGTGGAGGAAAGGGTGTTTCATCAGCATTGGCATTGTCTAATGCCATCACAAATCTTGCAG CTTCTATCTTCGGTGAAATTGCACGGTTGGAACCCATGCAACCAGAAAGAAAAGCAAGGTGGAGGAAAGAAATGGATTGGTATTTATCCGTCACAGATCACATTGTAGAATTTGTTCCTACCCAACAGAACAATAATGGGGTTAATATGGAA GTCATGACCACAAGGCAGCGCAGTGATCTCCTCGTGAACGTTCCTGCCCTACGCAAGCTTGACGCGATGCTTATT GGGTGTCTAGACAACTTTAAAGATCAAAATGAATTTACTTATGTGTCGAAAAACGCAgacaagaaaaataagagaaatgAAGATAAATGGTGGGTACCTACCCCACAGGTGCCTCCAGATGGTTTGTCTGATATTACAAAGAAATGGCTCCATTTTCAGAAGGAATCTGTAAACCAAGTACTTAAAGCATCCATGGCCATAAATGCCCAAATTATAACCGAAATGGAGATCCCGGATAACTACATCGAATCTCTCCCCAAG aaagggaAAACAAGCCTTGGTGATTCGGTGTACAAAAATATTACAACGGATCATTTTGATCCTGACATTTTTCTTACAACAATGGATTTATCAACAGAGCATAAAATTCTAGATCTCAAGAATAGGATTGAGGCGTCCAAGGTGATCTGGAGGAGGAAGTTGAACGCTAAAGATGGGAAGTCATCTTGGAGTTCAGGTGTAAGTTCGGAGAAGAGAGGACTATTTGAAGAAAGATTGGAGACCATCCTACTCATTCTCAAGTATAGATTCCCAGGAATACCTCAATCTCAACTAGACATAAGTAAAATCCAATACAATGGA GATGTTGGTCATGCTGTGCTAGAGAGTTATTCAAGAATACTGGAAAGCTTGGCCTTTAAAGTCATCTCACGTATAGAAGACGTTCTTCATGCAGATGCTCTTGTACAAAATCCATCAAACGGAAAGCAGTCCTCTTTTAGAGAATCTGCAATCAAGAGCTCACGAAAATTCCTTAATGCCAGGGAAGAGGTAGAAAGGCTTGGCTTGGACACAGCACACACCTCAATGTCATTATCAGATTTCATGGGTTATAATTACGACCAAAGCACCCCTGATCAGAAACAGGATTTGCAAGATGATTTATGTAAGGATGGTCTGGGAAGTAAGAAGAGATATTCCTATATAGAAAGACTTGAGAAAAGCGGGTTAAGAAGTCCAACACCGCGAGACTAA
- the LOC108225225 gene encoding uncharacterized protein LOC108225225 encodes MEQESAKFPGFPYEQPYSIQIDFMNALYTCLDNGGVSMLESPTGTGKTLSIICSALQWLVDRKENERMGVSVDLNSNSNRIGNEQCGSDDEPDWMKNFVVNKDDEAVEKKAKKESRSGFRSKKVEKSRKVANFTEIKGYKRDDGNVSSLGKKGGKARAEEVELGDEEFLLEEYESGEEGIGISKRKAGDVLISSSSEEDGDEDETDDEEAKAAIKIYFCSRTHSQLSQFVKELRKTVFASTLNVVNLGSRKNLCINEEVLKLGNPGQINERCLELQKNKKGDVSKRKNLGTDGRVRRTTASCKCPMLKKRKQTNIKREIKEQDPLDIEDLVHLGTKLGACPYYGSRSMVPGADLVILPYQSLLSKSSRESLGLDLKNNIVIIDEAHNLADSLISMYDSRVTSYQLEHVLSHLEMYMQRFCNMLGPGNRRYIQIMIVLARAFLQTLCTNSASDIDTLSSEDSSGSTTLDSSMAINEFLFSLNIDNINLVKLLEYINESNIIHKVSGYGDKASSQKGSALKADGETAEQGSTLSCFRAFDGMLLALTNNNGDGRIIISRARSTCSEKQGGYLKYVMLTGEKIFSEIADQAHAVIMAGGTLQPVEETRERLFPSLPQDRFHFFSCGHIVPSENILPIAVSRGPSGQSFDFSYSCRGSSVMVEELGLLLCNLVSVIPEGIVVFFSSFDYEGQVYDAWKASGILTRIIKKKRLFREPRKSTDVETVLKEYKETIEAVTSGNIKDDLKSYTGAILLAVVGGKISEGINFSDGMGRCIVMVGLPYPSPSDVELIERIKHIEGLGDTTSNRSSNYSADAKYCNGNVQTGFDILRSCKRRGREYYDNLCMKAVNQSIGRAIRHRNDYAAILLVDARYASGSSKRIFPHPTDKLPQWIKCRLISATGTYGDVHRQLHQFFRLKKPKG; translated from the exons ATGGAACAAGAATCTGCGAAATTCCCAGGATTTCCATATGAACAGCCATACTCAATACAAATTGATTTCATGAACGCACTCTATACTTGTCTCGATAATGGTGGCGTCTCAATGCTCGAGAGCCCCACTG GGACTGGAAAAACCttgagtataatttgtagtgcTCTGCAGTGGCTTGTTGATAGGAAGGAGAATGAAAGAATGGGAGTTTCGGTTGATTTGAATAGTAATAGTAATCGAATAGGGAATGAGCAATGTGGTTCAGATGATGAGCCTGATTGGATGAAGAATTTTGTGGTTAACAAGGACGACGAGGCAGTCGagaagaaagctaagaaagaaagtaGATCAGGGTTTAGGTCCAAGAAAGTTGAGAAGAGTAGAAAAGTTGCTAACTTCACGGAGATTAAAGGTTACAAGAGGGATGATGGGAATGTTTCTAGTTTAGGGAAGAAGGGGGGAAAGGCGAGGGCTGAGGAAGTTGAGTTGGGGGATGAGGAGTTTTTGCTTGAAGAATATGAGAGTGGAGAGGAAGGAATTGGGATTTCAAAGCGGAAGGCTGGAGATGTTTTGATTAGTTCATCGAGTGAGGAGGATGGAGACGAAGATGAAACAGATGATGAAGAAGCAAAAGCTGCGATAAAGATATACTTTTGTAGTCGGACACATTCACAGTTATCGCAGTTTGTCAAGGAGTTACGGAAGACGGTTTTTGCAAGTACATTAAATGTCGTTAACTTGGGTTCTAGGAAGAATTTATGTATAAATGAAG AGGTTTTAAAGCTCGGGAATCCTGGTCAGATTAATGAGAGATGTTTGGAACTTCAAAAGAACAAGAAAGGAGATGTTTCCAAAAGGAAG AATTTAGGCACTGATGGAAGAGTAAGACGGACTACAGCGTCTTGCAAATGCCCTATGCTTAAAAAACGTAAGCAAACAAATATCAAGAGAGAGATAAAGGAGCAGGACCCTTTGGATATTGAAGACCTTGTTCACCTTGGAACGAAATTGGGAGCCTGCCCGTATTATGGCTCTCGCAGCATGGTTCCTGGAGCTGATCTGGTTATTCTTCCCTATCAGTCCCTTCTTTCAAAATCATCACGAGAGTCACTTGGCTTAGATTTGAAgaataatattgttattataGACGAGGCACATAATCTAGCTGATTCTCTCATCAGCATGTATGATTCAAGAGTCACTTCATATCAG CTGGAGCATGTTCTTTCCCATTTAGAGATGTACATGCAACGATTTTGCAATATGTTGGGACCAGGCAACCGAAGATATATTCAAATCATGATTGTTCTTGCTCGAGCTTTTCTACAAACTTTATGCACAAACTCTGCAAGCGACATTGATACATTGTCTTCAGAGGATTCTTCTGGTTCAACTACATTAGATTCGTCTATGGCCATTAACGAGTTCTTATTTTCTCTCAATATTGACAATATAAACTTAGTTAAGCTGTTAGAGTATATAAACGAAAGCAATATAATTCACAAG GTCAGTGGGTATGGAGACAAAGCAAGCTCACAAAAAGGTTCAGCACTAAAAGCTGATGGAGAAACTGCCGAACAGGGTAGCACTTTATCCTGCTTTCGAGCATTTGATGGCATGTTGCTTGCACTGACAAATAACAATGGTGATGGTAGGATAATAATTTCCAGGGCAAGATCAACTTGCTCCGAGAAACAAGGAGGATATCTTAAATATGTAATGCTCACTGGGGAAAAGATTTTTTCGGAG ATTGCGGATCAAGCACATGCTGTGATAATGGCTGGTGGAACTCTACAACCTGTAGAAGAAACAAGGGAGAGACTTTTTCCATCTTTGCCACAAGACCGATTCCATTTCTTTTCATGTGGGCACATAGTCCCTTCTGAAAATATTTTACCAATTGCTGTTTCACGAGGTCCTTCTGGACAGTCCTTTGATTTCAGCTACAGCTGTAGAGGATCATCAGTTATG GTTGAGGAGCTTGGCCTTTTGCTTTGCAACTTGGTATCAGTGATCCCTGAAGGAATTGTAGTCTTCTTTTCATCATTCGATTATGAAGGACAGGTGTATGATGCATGGAAAGCTTCTGGCATCCTAACAAGGATTATAAAGAAGAAACGTTTGTTTAGAGAACCTAGAAAAAGCACAGATGTGGAAACTGTGCTTAAGGAGTATAAAGAGACAATTGAGGCTGTAACTAGTGGAAATATAAAAGATGATTTAAAATCTTACACTGGTGCAATTTTACTTGCTGTTGTTGGTGGTAAGATATCAGAAGGTATTAATTTTAGTGATGGTATGGGACGATGCATAGTTATGGTTGGACTTCCGTACCCAAGTCCATCAGATGTTGAGCTTATAGAGAGGATTAAGCACATTGAAGGACTTGGAGACACGACATCAAATCGATCTTCCAATTATTCTGCTGATGCCAAATACTGTAATGGGAATGTTCAAACCGGGTTTGATATTCTACGAAGTTGCAAACGCAGAGGGAGAGAGTATTATGATAATCTTTGCATGAAAGCTGTAAATCAATCAATTG GGAGAGCAATTCGGCACAGAAATGATTATGCAGCTATCTTGTTGGTGGATGCTCGCTATGCATCTGGTTCTTCAAAGAGAATCTTTCCTCATCCTACTGATAAGCTTCCGCAGTGGATCAAATGCCGCCTCATTTCTGCAACTGGGACTTATGGGGATGTCCACAGACAACTGCATCAGTTTTTCAGGCTTAAGAAGCCAAAAGGATGA
- the LOC108225666 gene encoding uncharacterized protein LOC108225666, whose protein sequence is MQHSCKLYTESIQKREPGCGELICKKKKKSTYTAHRSVVVHKEHVVVKTIQEVKIKEEEKPARVNEKIRGGFVGQNARERSYILAKKIKELEMLDAYNMDHVFDVQEVLHHYSHLTSPVYLDIVDKFFINMYPDFYLPLPPVHVNKLMRRLNTVKV, encoded by the coding sequence ATGCAGCACTCCTGCAAATTATATACAGAATCCATCCAGAAAAGAGAACCCGGGTGTGGTGAACTGATttgcaagaagaagaagaagagtacTTACACAGCTCACAGAAGCGTCGTGGTTCATAAAGAACATGTCGTCGTGAAGACCATACAAGAAGTGAAAATAAAAGAGGAGGAGAAGCCAGCAAGGGTCAATGAAAAGATAAGAGGAGGCTTTGTTGGCCAGAATGCACGAGAAAGGAGCTATATTTTGGCCAAAAAGATAAAAGAGCTGGAGATGCTGGACGCGTATAATATGGACCATGTGTTCGATGTACAAGAAGTTCTACACCACTACTCACACCTTACCAGCCCCGTTTATTTGGATATTGTTGACAAATTTTTCATTAACATGTATCCTGACTTCTACCTTCCACTGCCCCCCGTTCATGTTAACAAATTGATGAGAAGACTCAACACAGTTAAGGTTTAA